In Arvicanthis niloticus isolate mArvNil1 chromosome 4, mArvNil1.pat.X, whole genome shotgun sequence, a single window of DNA contains:
- the Il6r gene encoding interleukin-6 receptor subunit alpha isoform X2 — MLAVGCTLLVGLLAAPAVALVLGSCRALEVANGTVTSLPGATVTLICPGKEAAGSVTIHWIYPGSQNRTWTTMGNTLVLRAVQLSDTGDYLCFLDGHLVGTVPLLVDVPPEEPKLSCFRKNPLVNAICEWRPKSTPSPTTKAVLFAKKINTTKGKSDFQVPCQYSQQLKSFSCQVEILEGDKVYHIVSLCVANSVGSKSSHNVPFQSLKMVQPDPPANLVVSAIPGRPRWLEVSWQDPESWDPSYYFLQFELRYRPVWSKTFTVWPLPVAQYHCIIHDALKGVKHVVQIRGKEEFDLGQWSEWSPEVTGTPWIEPRTTPAGILWNPTQVSVEDYDNHEDQYRSSTEATSVLAPVQKSSSVSLPTFLVAGGSLAFGLLLCVFIILSCPGEHAAHRLQIGHIYWSRRGLQVVLSCAHAWCENL; from the exons AGGTGGCAAATGGTACGGTGACGAGCCTGCCAGGGGCCACTGTTACCCTGATCTGCCCTGGGAAGGAAGCAGCAGGCAGCGTTACCATTCACTGGatataccctggctcacagaacAGAACATGGACTACCATGGGAAACACACTGGTTCTGAGGGCCGTGCAGCTCAGCGACACAGGGGACTATTTGTGCTTCCTGGATGGTCACTTGGTTGGGACTGTGCCCTTGCTGGTGGATG TTCCCCCAGAGGAGCCCAAGCTCTCCTGCTTTCGGAAGAACCCCCTTGTCAATGCTATTTGTGAGTGGCGTCCGAAAAGTACCCCCTCTCCAACCACGAAGGCTGTGCTGTTTGCAAAGAAAAT CAACACCACCAAGGGCAAGAGTGACTTCCAGGTGCCCTGCCAGTATTCTCAGCAGCTGAAAAGCTTCTCCTGCCAGGTGGAGATCCTAGAGGGTGACAAAGTGTACCACATAGTGTCACTGTGTGTTGCAAACAGTGTTGGAAGCAAGTCCAGCCACAATGTACCGTTTCAGAGCTTAAAAATGG TACAGCCCGATCCACCTGCCAACCTTGTGGTATCAGCCATACCTGGAAGGCCTCGCTGGCTCGAAGTCAGCTGGCAAGACCCTGAGTCCTGGGACCCAAGTTACTACTTCCTGCAGTTCGAGCTTCGATACCGACCTGTATGGTCAAAGACGTTCACGGTGTGGCCG CTCCCGGTGGCCCAGTATCACTGCATCATCCATGATGCCTTGAAAGGAGTGAAGCATGTGGTACAGATCCGTGGGAAGGAGGAGTTTGACCTTGGCCAGTGGAGCGAATGGTCCCCGGAGGTCACGGGCACTCCTTGGATAG aacccaggaccactccGGCAGGGATCCTCTGGAACCCCACACAG GTCTCTGTTGAAGACTATGACAACCATGAGGATCAGTACAGAAGTTCTACAGAAGCAACCAGTGTTCTCG CCCCAGTGCAAAAATCCTCATCTGTATCCCTGCCCACATTCCTGGTAGCTGGAGGAAGCCTGGCGTTTGGGTTGCTCCTCTGTGTCTTCATCATCTTGAG CTGTCCTGGGGAGCATGCTGCCCACAGACTGCAAATTGGACACATCTATTGGTCACGCCGAGGCCTCCAGGTCGTGCTCAGCTGTGCCCATGCTTGGTGTGAGAATCTTTAA
- the Il6r gene encoding interleukin-6 receptor subunit alpha isoform X1 — MLAVGCTLLVGLLAAPAVALVLGSCRALEVANGTVTSLPGATVTLICPGKEAAGSVTIHWIYPGSQNRTWTTMGNTLVLRAVQLSDTGDYLCFLDGHLVGTVPLLVDVPPEEPKLSCFRKNPLVNAICEWRPKSTPSPTTKAVLFAKKINTTKGKSDFQVPCQYSQQLKSFSCQVEILEGDKVYHIVSLCVANSVGSKSSHNVPFQSLKMVQPDPPANLVVSAIPGRPRWLEVSWQDPESWDPSYYFLQFELRYRPVWSKTFTVWPLPVAQYHCIIHDALKGVKHVVQIRGKEEFDLGQWSEWSPEVTGTPWIEPRTTPAGILWNPTQVSVEDYDNHEDQYRSSTEATSVLAPVQKSSSVSLPTFLVAGGSLAFGLLLCVFIILRLKKKWKSQVMKESKMTSPPPPPYSLGPLKPTFLLVPLLTPSGNHNSSGSDNTVSHSCLGVRDTQSPYDNSNRDYLFPR; from the exons AGGTGGCAAATGGTACGGTGACGAGCCTGCCAGGGGCCACTGTTACCCTGATCTGCCCTGGGAAGGAAGCAGCAGGCAGCGTTACCATTCACTGGatataccctggctcacagaacAGAACATGGACTACCATGGGAAACACACTGGTTCTGAGGGCCGTGCAGCTCAGCGACACAGGGGACTATTTGTGCTTCCTGGATGGTCACTTGGTTGGGACTGTGCCCTTGCTGGTGGATG TTCCCCCAGAGGAGCCCAAGCTCTCCTGCTTTCGGAAGAACCCCCTTGTCAATGCTATTTGTGAGTGGCGTCCGAAAAGTACCCCCTCTCCAACCACGAAGGCTGTGCTGTTTGCAAAGAAAAT CAACACCACCAAGGGCAAGAGTGACTTCCAGGTGCCCTGCCAGTATTCTCAGCAGCTGAAAAGCTTCTCCTGCCAGGTGGAGATCCTAGAGGGTGACAAAGTGTACCACATAGTGTCACTGTGTGTTGCAAACAGTGTTGGAAGCAAGTCCAGCCACAATGTACCGTTTCAGAGCTTAAAAATGG TACAGCCCGATCCACCTGCCAACCTTGTGGTATCAGCCATACCTGGAAGGCCTCGCTGGCTCGAAGTCAGCTGGCAAGACCCTGAGTCCTGGGACCCAAGTTACTACTTCCTGCAGTTCGAGCTTCGATACCGACCTGTATGGTCAAAGACGTTCACGGTGTGGCCG CTCCCGGTGGCCCAGTATCACTGCATCATCCATGATGCCTTGAAAGGAGTGAAGCATGTGGTACAGATCCGTGGGAAGGAGGAGTTTGACCTTGGCCAGTGGAGCGAATGGTCCCCGGAGGTCACGGGCACTCCTTGGATAG aacccaggaccactccGGCAGGGATCCTCTGGAACCCCACACAG GTCTCTGTTGAAGACTATGACAACCATGAGGATCAGTACAGAAGTTCTACAGAAGCAACCAGTGTTCTCG CCCCAGTGCAAAAATCCTCATCTGTATCCCTGCCCACATTCCTGGTAGCTGGAGGAAGCCTGGCGTTTGGGTTGCTCCTCTGTGTCTTCATCATCTTGAG ACTCAAGAAGAAATGGAAGTCACAGGTTATGAAGGAAAGCAAGATGActtctcctccacccccaccgtATTCCTTGGGACCTCTGAAGCCGACCTTCCTTCTGGTTCCTCTCCTCACCCCATCAGGGAACCATAACAGCTCTGGATCGGACAACACTGTAAGCCACAGCTGCCTGGGtgtcagggacacacagagccCTTATGACAACAGCAACAGAGACTACTTATTCCCCAGATAA